The Toxorhynchites rutilus septentrionalis strain SRP chromosome 3, ASM2978413v1, whole genome shotgun sequence genome includes a region encoding these proteins:
- the LOC129776829 gene encoding uncharacterized protein LOC129776829 has protein sequence MGRKGKAKTANKAIGKAKNAERSQEIREHETVEARSIRLEKLRQNQRERIRSETPQTRMRRLERLKLNQVKRLQKESDLDREHRLLKLREYQRRRLENETPEAKAIRLEKVRLYYHKRKIAKQEEEVHKTKIKIKIEAFC, from the coding sequence ATGGGCCGAAAAGGAAAGGCGAAGACGGCTAATAAAGCGATTGGAAAAGCAAAAAATGCCGAGCGCAGTCAAGAAATCCGGGAACACGAAACTGTAGAGGCCCGTTCGATTCGGTTGGAGAAATTACGCCAAAATCAGCGGGAACGCATACGGAGTGAAACGCCACAAACGCGTATGAGAAGGCTCGAGCGCCTGAAACTAAACCAGGTGAAGCGCCTTCAAAAGGAATCGGACTTGGATCGGGAGCACCGACTACTGAAGTTACGTGAATACCAGCGCCGTCGGTTGGAAAACGAAACGCCGGAAGCGAAGGCGATACGTCTGGAGAAGGTTAGATTGTATTACCATAAGCGCAAGATTGCCAAGCAGGAGGAAGAAGTGCACAAAACcaagataaaaattaaaatagaagCTTTCTGCTAA